The Vicia villosa cultivar HV-30 ecotype Madison, WI linkage group LG1, Vvil1.0, whole genome shotgun sequence genome includes a region encoding these proteins:
- the LOC131609652 gene encoding pentatricopeptide repeat-containing protein At2g35130-like — protein sequence MSLRARACLGLKIMFYFLFVGGSLTGRRWKFGSGFVDRIFPVLSPTALQILEYLQKEADTDRIWSSLPSPDAWDDVLTVSVQLRIRKQWDSIIWICKWILPRSSFKPDVICYNLLIDAFGEKFLYKEAESIYLQLHEARCIPNEDTYALLINAYCMSGRLQNAEAVFAEMRNYCPPSSAVVYNAYISGLMKGRNFEKAEEIFLRMKRDGCKLSTESYTMLISLYGKAGKSYMALKVFDEMLNQKCKPNICTYTALVNAFAREGLCEKAEEMFEQMQEAGLEPDVYAYNALMEAYSRAGFPYGAAAIFSLMQHTGCEPDRASYNILVDAYGKAGFQDDAEAVFEDMKRVGITPTMKSHMVLLSAYSKMGNVSKCEDILNQMCNSGLKFDTFVLNSMLNLYGRLGQFGKMEEVLTVMEKGSYVVDISTFNILMHRYGQAGFIEKMEELFRLLVAKGLKPDVVTWTSRIGAYSKKKLYLKCLEIFEEMIDAGCYPDGGTAKVLLAACSNEDQIEQVTDVIRTMHKDMKTVLPVFCGFSI from the exons ATGTCTTTGCGTGCGCGCGCGTGTCTGGGTTTGAAAAtcatgttttattttctttttgtaggTGGTTCTTTGACAGGAAGAAGATGGAAATTTGGTTCTGGATTTGTTGATAGAATTTTCCCAGTTTTGAGTCCAACTGCACTGCAAATTTTGGAGTATCTTCAGAAGGAAGCCGATACAGACAGAATTTGGAGTTCATTGCCTTCTCCTGATGCATGGGATGATGTTTTAACTGTGTCTGTTCAACTTCGGATCAGAAAACAATGGGACTCCATCATTTGG ATATGTAAATGGATATTGCCAAGAAGCTCATTCAAGCCAGATGTGATATGCTATAATTTACTGATAGATGCTTTTGGCGAAAAATTTCTATACAAAGAGGCAGAATCTATATATTTGCAGCTTCATGAGGCTAGATGTATTCCTAATGAAGACACCTATGCCCTACTCATAAATGCCTATTGTATGTCTGGGAGGCTTCAAAATGCTGAAGCAGTCTTCGCCGAAATGCGAAATTATTGTCCTCCTTCAAGTGCTGTGGTGTACAATGCTTACATAAGTGGATTAATGAAAGGAAGAAACTTTGAGAAAGCGGAAGAGATTTTTCTTAGAATGAAGAGAGATGGTTGCAAGCTATCGACCGAAAGTTATACAATGTTGATAAGTTTATATGGCAAA GCTGGTAAATCTTATATGGCCTTGaaagtgtttgatgaaatgctaaACCAAAAGTGCAAACCTAATATTTGCACATATACTGCTCTGGTGAATGCGTTCGCGAGAGAGGGATTATGTGAGAAAGCAGAAGAAATGTTTGAGCAGATGCAAGAAGCTGGACTTGAGCCTGATGTATATGCTTATAATGCACTTATGGAAGCTTACAG TCGTGCAGGTTTTCCCTATGGAGCAGCAGCGATTTTTTCACTGATGCAGCACACGGGATGTGAACCAGATAGAGCCTCATATAATATCTTGGTGGATGCATATGGGAAAGCAGGTTTTCAAGATG ATGCTGAAGCTGTTTTTGAAGATATGAAAAGAGTTGGAATAACACCAACAATGAAATCCCACATGGTGCTTTTATCTGCCTATTCCAAAATGGGAAATGTGAGTAAATGTGAAGACATTCTCAACCAAATGTGTAACTCAGGTCTAAAATTCGACACTTTTGTTCTCAACAGCATGCTAAACTTGTATGGAAGGTTAGGCCAATTTGGAAAAATGGAAGAAGTTTTAACAGTGATGGAAAAAGGATCATATGTAGTTGATATTAGCACATTCAACATCTTGATGCATAGGTATGGACAAGCAGGATTTATTGAGAAAATGGAAGAACTCTTTCGATTACTTGTTGCCAAAGGTTTAAAACCTGATGTGGTTACTTGGACTAGTCGTATTGGAGCTTACTCGAAAAAAAAGCTTTACCTAAAGTGCTTAGAAATATTTGAAGAAATGATTGATGCTGGTTGTTATCCAGATGGAGGAACAGCAAAAGTGCTTCTTGCAGCATGCTCTAATGAAGATCAGATTGAGCAGGTTACGGATGTGATTAGAACAATGCACAAGGATATGAAGACTGTTCTGCCAGTATTTTGTGGGTTTAGTATATGA
- the LOC131609658 gene encoding pentatricopeptide repeat-containing protein At2g35130 isoform X2 translates to MMLNSLCTINHTFIEPRCCTNESEWKSNDSNSVALKKFKKDSVYIDKTGKLRNFNHKKLSRKSCGSLRGRGWKFGSGFVDGIFPVLSPTALQILDYLQKEDDTERIWSSLDKLPPSLDAWDDVLTVSVQLRIRKKWDSIISICKWILLRSSFKPDVICYNLLIDAFGQKFLYKEAESIYLQLHEARCIPNEDTYALLIKAYCMSGKLQNAEAVFAEMRNYGLPSSAVVYNAYINGLMKGRNFDKAEEIFLRMKRDGCKLSTESYTILINLYGKAGKSYMALKVFDEMLNQKCKPNICTYTALVNAFAREGLCEKAEEMFEQMQEAGLEPDVYAYNALMEAYSRAGFPYGAAEIFSLMQHMGCEPDRASYNILVDAYGKAGLQDDAEAVFEDMKRVGITPTMKSHMVLLSAYSKMGNVSKCEDILNQMCKSGLKLDTFVLNSMLNLYGRLGQFGKMEEVLTVIEKGSYVVDISTFNILMHRYGQAGFIEKMEELFRLLVAKGLKPDVVTWTSRIGAYSKKKLYLKCLEIFEEMIDAGCYPDGGTAKVLLAACSNEDQIEQVTNVIRTMHKDMKTVLPVA, encoded by the exons ATGAT GTTAAATTCTCTATGCACAATTAACCACACATTTATAGAACCAAGATGTTGCACCAATGAATCCGAATGGAAATCAAATGACTCAAATAGCGTggctttgaagaagttcaagaaaGACAGTGTTTACATTGACAAAACCGGCAAATTAAGGAACTTCAATCACAAGAAACTTTCAAGGAAAAGCT GTGGTTCTTTGAGAGGAAGAGGATGGAAATTTGGTTCTGGATTTGTTGATGGAATTTTCCCAGTGTTGAGTCCAACCGCACTGCAGATTTTGGATTATCTTCAAAAAGAAGACGATACCGAGAGAATTTGGAGTTCATTAGATAAGCTTCCACCTTCTCTGGATGCATGGGATGATGTTTTAACTGTGTCCGTTCAACTTCGGATCAGAAAAAAATGGGACTCAATCATTTCG ATATGTAAATGGATATTGCTAAGAAGCTCATTCAAGCCAGATGTGATATGCTATAATTTACTGATAGATGCTTTTGGCCAAAAGTTTCTATACAAAGAAGCAGAATCCATATATTTGCAGCTTCATGAAGCTAGATGCATTCCTAATGAAGACACTTATGCCCTACTCATAAAGGCCTATTGTATGTCTGGGAAGCTTCAAAATGCTGAAGCAGTTTTCGCCGAAATGCGAAATTATGGTCTTCCTTCAAGTGCTGTGGTGTACAATGCTTACATAAATGGATTAATGAAAGGAAGAAACTTTGACAAAGCAGAAGAGATTTTTCTAAGAATGAAGAGAGATGGTTGCAAGCTATCGACTGAAAGTTATACAATATTGATAAATTTATATGGCAAG GCCGGTAAATCCTATATGGCCTTGaaagtgtttgatgaaatgctaaACCAAAAGTGTAAACCTAATATTTGTACATATACTGCTCTAGTGAATGCGTTTGCGAGAGAGGGATTGTGTGAAAAAGCGGAAGAAATGTTTGAGCAGATGCAAGAAGCTGGACTTGAGCCTGATGTATATGCTTATAATGCACTTATGGAAGCTTACAG TCGTGCAGGTTTTCCTTATGGAGCAGCAGAAATATTTTCACTGATGCAGCACATGGGATGTGAACCAGATAGGGCCTCATATAATATCTTGGTGGATGCCTATGGGAAAGCAGGTTTACAAGATG ATGCTGAAGCTGTTTTCGAAGATATGAAAAGAGTTGGAATAACACCAACAATGAAATCCCACATGGTGCTTTTATCTGCCTATTCCAAAATGGGAAATGTGAGTAAATGTGAAGACATTCTCAACCAAATGTGTAAATCAGGTCTAAAACTCGACACTTTTGTCCTCAACAGCATGCTGAACTTGTATGGAAGGTTAGGCCAATTTGGAAAAATGGAAGAAGTTTTAACAGTGATAGAAAAAGGATCATATGTAGTTGATATTAGCACATTCAACATCTTGATGCATAGGTATGGACAAGCAGGATTTATTGAGAAAATGGAAGAACTCTTTCGATTACTTGTTGCCAAAGGTTTAAAACCTGATGTAGTTACTTGGACTAGTCGCATTGGAGCTTACTCGAAAAAAAAGCTTTATCTAAAATGCTTAGAAATATTTGAAGAAATGATTGATGCTGGTTGTTATCCGGATGGAGGAACAGCAAAAGTGCTTCTTGCAGCATGCTCTAATGAAGATCAGATTGAGCAGGTTACGAATGTGATTAGAACAATGCACAAGGATATGAAGACTGTTCTGCCAGTAGCATAG
- the LOC131609658 gene encoding pentatricopeptide repeat-containing protein At2g35130 isoform X1: protein MMLNSLCTINHTFIEPRCCTNESEWKSNDSNSVALKKFKKDSVYIDKTGKLRNFNHKKLSRKSCGSLRGRGWKFGSGFVDGIFPVLSPTALQILDYLQKEDDTERIWSSLDKLPPSLDAWDDVLTVSVQLRIRKKWDSIISICKWILLRSSFKPDVICYNLLIDAFGQKFLYKEAESIYLQLHEARCIPNEDTYALLIKAYCMSGKLQNAEAVFAEMRNYGLPSSAVVYNAYINGLMKGRNFDKAEEIFLRMKRDGCKLSTESYTILINLYGKAGKSYMALKVFDEMLNQKCKPNICTYTALVNAFAREGLCEKAEEMFEQMQEAGLEPDVYAYNALMEAYRLLLGDGFPYGAAEIFSLMQHMGCEPDRASYNILVDAYGKAGLQDDAEAVFEDMKRVGITPTMKSHMVLLSAYSKMGNVSKCEDILNQMCKSGLKLDTFVLNSMLNLYGRLGQFGKMEEVLTVIEKGSYVVDISTFNILMHRYGQAGFIEKMEELFRLLVAKGLKPDVVTWTSRIGAYSKKKLYLKCLEIFEEMIDAGCYPDGGTAKVLLAACSNEDQIEQVTNVIRTMHKDMKTVLPVA, encoded by the exons ATGAT GTTAAATTCTCTATGCACAATTAACCACACATTTATAGAACCAAGATGTTGCACCAATGAATCCGAATGGAAATCAAATGACTCAAATAGCGTggctttgaagaagttcaagaaaGACAGTGTTTACATTGACAAAACCGGCAAATTAAGGAACTTCAATCACAAGAAACTTTCAAGGAAAAGCT GTGGTTCTTTGAGAGGAAGAGGATGGAAATTTGGTTCTGGATTTGTTGATGGAATTTTCCCAGTGTTGAGTCCAACCGCACTGCAGATTTTGGATTATCTTCAAAAAGAAGACGATACCGAGAGAATTTGGAGTTCATTAGATAAGCTTCCACCTTCTCTGGATGCATGGGATGATGTTTTAACTGTGTCCGTTCAACTTCGGATCAGAAAAAAATGGGACTCAATCATTTCG ATATGTAAATGGATATTGCTAAGAAGCTCATTCAAGCCAGATGTGATATGCTATAATTTACTGATAGATGCTTTTGGCCAAAAGTTTCTATACAAAGAAGCAGAATCCATATATTTGCAGCTTCATGAAGCTAGATGCATTCCTAATGAAGACACTTATGCCCTACTCATAAAGGCCTATTGTATGTCTGGGAAGCTTCAAAATGCTGAAGCAGTTTTCGCCGAAATGCGAAATTATGGTCTTCCTTCAAGTGCTGTGGTGTACAATGCTTACATAAATGGATTAATGAAAGGAAGAAACTTTGACAAAGCAGAAGAGATTTTTCTAAGAATGAAGAGAGATGGTTGCAAGCTATCGACTGAAAGTTATACAATATTGATAAATTTATATGGCAAG GCCGGTAAATCCTATATGGCCTTGaaagtgtttgatgaaatgctaaACCAAAAGTGTAAACCTAATATTTGTACATATACTGCTCTAGTGAATGCGTTTGCGAGAGAGGGATTGTGTGAAAAAGCGGAAGAAATGTTTGAGCAGATGCAAGAAGCTGGACTTGAGCCTGATGTATATGCTTATAATGCACTTATGGAAGCTTACAGGTTGTTATTGGGAGATG GTTTTCCTTATGGAGCAGCAGAAATATTTTCACTGATGCAGCACATGGGATGTGAACCAGATAGGGCCTCATATAATATCTTGGTGGATGCCTATGGGAAAGCAGGTTTACAAGATG ATGCTGAAGCTGTTTTCGAAGATATGAAAAGAGTTGGAATAACACCAACAATGAAATCCCACATGGTGCTTTTATCTGCCTATTCCAAAATGGGAAATGTGAGTAAATGTGAAGACATTCTCAACCAAATGTGTAAATCAGGTCTAAAACTCGACACTTTTGTCCTCAACAGCATGCTGAACTTGTATGGAAGGTTAGGCCAATTTGGAAAAATGGAAGAAGTTTTAACAGTGATAGAAAAAGGATCATATGTAGTTGATATTAGCACATTCAACATCTTGATGCATAGGTATGGACAAGCAGGATTTATTGAGAAAATGGAAGAACTCTTTCGATTACTTGTTGCCAAAGGTTTAAAACCTGATGTAGTTACTTGGACTAGTCGCATTGGAGCTTACTCGAAAAAAAAGCTTTATCTAAAATGCTTAGAAATATTTGAAGAAATGATTGATGCTGGTTGTTATCCGGATGGAGGAACAGCAAAAGTGCTTCTTGCAGCATGCTCTAATGAAGATCAGATTGAGCAGGTTACGAATGTGATTAGAACAATGCACAAGGATATGAAGACTGTTCTGCCAGTAGCATAG